In Burkholderia sp. GAS332, one DNA window encodes the following:
- a CDS encoding NADH dehydrogenase subunit K, producing the protein MLTLAHYLVLGAILFAISVVGIFLNRRNVIIILMAIELMLLAVNTNFVAFSHYLGDVHGQIFVFFVLTVAAAEAAIGLAILVTLFRSLDTINVEDLDQLKG; encoded by the coding sequence ATGTTGACCCTTGCTCATTACCTCGTCCTCGGCGCGATCCTGTTTGCGATCAGCGTCGTCGGTATTTTCCTGAACCGCCGCAACGTCATCATCATCCTGATGGCGATCGAACTGATGCTGCTGGCGGTGAACACCAATTTCGTCGCGTTCTCGCATTACCTCGGCGACGTGCATGGTCAGATCTTCGTCTTCTTCGTGCTGACGGTTGCAGCAGCGGAAGCGGCGATCGGACTCGCAATTCTGGTGACCCTGTTCCGTAGCCTCGACACGATCAATGTCGAGGACCTCGATCAGCTCAAAGGTTAA
- a CDS encoding NADH dehydrogenase subunit J, producing the protein MEFTTVLFYIFALLLVVSGLKVITSRNPVSSALFLVLAFFNAAAIWMLLQAEFLAILLVLVYVGAVMVLFLFVVMMLDINMDVLRKDFKRFVPMATLVGAIIVIETALILWHGYGATATVLRDTTSAANGMAGWSNTRIIGKVIYTDYIFAFEVAGLVLLVAIIAAIALTTSHKKDSKRQNVSEQVKVRAQDRVRIVKMASEKTAATVAAEEAAAAAAAADSAPAKNS; encoded by the coding sequence ATGGAATTCACGACCGTACTGTTCTACATCTTCGCGCTGCTCCTGGTGGTTTCAGGGCTGAAGGTGATCACCTCGCGCAACCCGGTTTCGTCCGCACTGTTTCTGGTGCTGGCGTTCTTCAATGCAGCCGCGATCTGGATGCTGCTGCAGGCCGAGTTCCTCGCGATCCTGCTGGTGCTGGTGTACGTTGGCGCGGTGATGGTGCTGTTCCTGTTCGTCGTGATGATGCTGGACATCAACATGGACGTGCTGCGAAAAGACTTCAAACGCTTCGTGCCAATGGCTACGCTAGTGGGCGCGATCATCGTGATCGAGACCGCGCTGATCTTGTGGCACGGCTACGGCGCGACCGCGACGGTGCTGCGCGACACCACGTCTGCGGCCAACGGGATGGCGGGCTGGTCGAACACCCGCATCATCGGCAAGGTCATCTATACCGACTACATCTTCGCGTTCGAAGTCGCCGGCCTCGTGCTGCTGGTGGCGATCATCGCGGCGATTGCGCTGACCACGAGTCACAAGAAAGACAGCAAGCGCCAGAACGTCAGCGAACAGGTCAAGGTGCGTGCTCAGGACCGCGTGCGCATCGTGAAGATGGCATCTGAAAAGACCGCGGCAACTGTCGCGGCGGAAGAAGCCGCCGCAGCGGCAGCAGCGGCCGACTCGGCACCCGCTAAAAACAGCTGA
- a CDS encoding NADH dehydrogenase subunit I, with protein MTAIQNFFKTFFLTELLKGLALTGRYTFQRKITVQFPEEKTPISPRFRGLHALRRYENGEERCIACKLCEAVCPALAITIESETRADNTRRTTRYDIDLTKCIFCGFCEESCPVDSIVETHILEYHGEKRGDLYFTKDMLLAVGDRYEAEIAANKAADAPYR; from the coding sequence ATGACCGCAATCCAAAACTTTTTCAAGACCTTCTTCCTGACGGAGCTGCTCAAAGGCCTCGCGCTGACCGGACGTTATACGTTCCAGCGCAAGATCACGGTGCAGTTTCCGGAAGAGAAGACCCCGATTTCGCCGCGTTTCCGCGGCCTGCATGCGCTGCGCCGCTATGAAAACGGCGAAGAGCGCTGCATCGCGTGCAAGCTGTGCGAAGCGGTGTGCCCGGCGCTCGCCATCACGATCGAATCGGAAACCCGTGCGGATAACACCCGCCGCACGACGCGTTACGACATCGACCTGACCAAGTGCATCTTCTGCGGTTTCTGCGAAGAGAGCTGCCCGGTCGACTCGATCGTCGAGACGCACATTCTCGAATATCACGGCGAAAAGCGCGGCGACCTGTATTTCACGAAGGACATGCTGCTGGCCGTGGGCGATCGCTACGAAGCGGAGATCGCTGCGAACAAGGCAGCCGACGCACCGTATCGTTGA